The Dunckerocampus dactyliophorus isolate RoL2022-P2 chromosome 13, RoL_Ddac_1.1, whole genome shotgun sequence genome window below encodes:
- the ap4s1 gene encoding AP-4 complex subunit sigma-1 isoform X1 produces the protein MKNELPKLEISEKEGAIPKRKCCDIKPQKVLLNAVNQSALWSSWRMITFILMVNRQGQTRLSRYYQPVKLSQRVALEADVVRCCLSRKRDQCSFVEYKDFKLVFRQYAALYIVVGITDDENELSVYELLQNFVEVLDKYFSRVSELDIMFNLDRVHVILDEMIQNGHIVETNKSSILSPLTALDKMADS, from the exons ATGAAAAACGAATTACCCAAGCTGGAAATCTCAGAAAAGGAAGGCGCGATCCCTAAGAGGAAGTGTTGTGACATCAAGCCGCAGAAGGTTTTGTTGAATGCAGTTAACCAATCAGCTTTGTGGTCCAGTTGGAGGATGATCACGTTCATCCTGATGGTGAACCGCCAGGGTCAAACACGTTTATCCAGGTACTATCAGCCAGTCAAGCTCAGCCAGCGGGTGGCGCTGGAGGCCGATGTGGTCCGCTGCTGTCTGAGCCGGAAGCGAGACCAG TGTTCCTTTGTGGAGTACAAAGACTTCAAACTGGTGTTCCGCCAGTATGCTGCCCTCTACATCGTGGTGGGCATCACAGATGATGAG AACGAGTTGTCAGTCTACGAGCTGCTGCAGAACTTTGTGGAAGTTTTGGATAAATACTTCAGCCGGGTG AGTGAACTGGAT ATCATGTTCAACCTGGACCGAGTGCACGTCATCCTGGATGAGATGATCCAGAATGGACACATCGTGGAGACCAACAAGAGCAGCATCCTGTCGCCGCTCACGGCTCTTGACAAGATGGCCGACAGCTGA
- the ap4s1 gene encoding AP-4 complex subunit sigma-1 isoform X2: protein MITFILMVNRQGQTRLSRYYQPVKLSQRVALEADVVRCCLSRKRDQCSFVEYKDFKLVFRQYAALYIVVGITDDENELSVYELLQNFVEVLDKYFSRVSELDIMFNLDRVHVILDEMIQNGHIVETNKSSILSPLTALDKMADS, encoded by the exons ATGATCACGTTCATCCTGATGGTGAACCGCCAGGGTCAAACACGTTTATCCAGGTACTATCAGCCAGTCAAGCTCAGCCAGCGGGTGGCGCTGGAGGCCGATGTGGTCCGCTGCTGTCTGAGCCGGAAGCGAGACCAG TGTTCCTTTGTGGAGTACAAAGACTTCAAACTGGTGTTCCGCCAGTATGCTGCCCTCTACATCGTGGTGGGCATCACAGATGATGAG AACGAGTTGTCAGTCTACGAGCTGCTGCAGAACTTTGTGGAAGTTTTGGATAAATACTTCAGCCGGGTG AGTGAACTGGAT ATCATGTTCAACCTGGACCGAGTGCACGTCATCCTGGATGAGATGATCCAGAATGGACACATCGTGGAGACCAACAAGAGCAGCATCCTGTCGCCGCTCACGGCTCTTGACAAGATGGCCGACAGCTGA